One Methanolinea sp. DNA window includes the following coding sequences:
- a CDS encoding MnhB domain-containing protein gives MSKVVRTGASILSPFIVVFGFYVIVHGHLTPGGGFQGGAVVATAAALVLVAFGREEFGGMLKKSTFSAQESIGLLLFAGAGILGLLAGMPFFANVLANSGLLFGTPVPSGPNPGDMNTAGVIPVMNIAVGVEVWGGLALVLLYMLSRVPAAGGER, from the coding sequence ATGAGTAAGGTCGTCCGGACCGGGGCGTCGATCCTTTCGCCCTTCATCGTCGTCTTCGGGTTCTACGTGATCGTCCACGGGCACCTGACGCCGGGCGGCGGGTTCCAGGGTGGGGCGGTCGTCGCGACGGCCGCGGCCCTCGTCCTCGTCGCGTTCGGCCGCGAAGAGTTCGGGGGGATGCTCAAGAAATCCACCTTCTCCGCGCAGGAATCCATCGGCCTCCTCCTCTTCGCCGGGGCAGGCATCCTCGGGCTCCTCGCCGGGATGCCCTTTTTTGCGAACGTGCTCGCGAACAGCGGGCTCCTCTTCGGGACGCCCGTTCCCTCGGGCCCAAACCCGGGGGACATGAACACCGCGGGGGTCATCCCGGTCATGAACATCGCGGTCGGGGTGGAGGTGTGGGGAGGACTCGCGCTCGTCCTCCTCTACATGCTCTCGAGGGTTCCCGCCGCGGGAGGGGAAAGATGA
- a CDS encoding cation:proton antiporter subunit C, translating to MIGSLPYVAIVALLLIGLATIVLKQNLIKVFLGLVIVESAVNLFLVSLGYREGGIAPIYTNAPEGTMVLPTPQALTLTSIVIGVATTALLLSFAVIVWRKYGSIETGFMRRLRG from the coding sequence ATGATAGGGAGCCTCCCGTACGTGGCGATCGTGGCCCTCCTGCTCATCGGCCTCGCGACGATCGTGCTCAAGCAGAACCTCATCAAGGTATTCCTCGGGCTCGTCATCGTGGAGTCCGCCGTCAACCTGTTCCTCGTCTCGCTCGGGTACCGCGAGGGGGGGATCGCGCCCATCTACACGAACGCGCCGGAGGGGACGATGGTACTGCCCACGCCGCAGGCACTGACGCTCACCTCCATCGTGATAGGGGTGGCGACGACCGCGCTCCTGCTCTCCTTTGCCGTCATCGTGTGGAGGAAGTACGGGAGCATCGAGACCGGCTTCATGAGGAGGCTCCGGGGATGA
- a CDS encoding winged helix-turn-helix domain-containing protein has product MDGEREDTVPPPAAAGGEAGPHGGEVVILTPGDERSKKIGKALASPAAGDILHALEKGPATAGDLSSSLGMPLGTVKYHIENLLDAGLIEVRHTKYSVKGRQVKVYGLRNQLLIMAPRAHDIRSVLLRYAALFGIVVLSTLAAYAVLSLPRPAGENVLRADTLSPHLEPARGILSVPPGPAGGVPGALPSELALAFFCGGVLVILVLLVYEAWASRTRA; this is encoded by the coding sequence ATGGACGGGGAGCGAGAGGATACCGTTCCACCACCCGCGGCTGCCGGGGGGGAGGCCGGTCCGCACGGCGGGGAGGTGGTCATCCTCACGCCGGGCGACGAGCGGTCAAAGAAGATCGGGAAGGCACTCGCGAGCCCGGCCGCGGGCGATATCCTCCATGCCCTCGAAAAGGGTCCCGCCACCGCGGGGGACCTCTCCTCCTCCCTCGGGATGCCGCTTGGAACCGTCAAGTACCACATCGAGAACCTCCTCGACGCGGGGCTGATCGAGGTCCGGCACACGAAGTACAGCGTGAAAGGGCGGCAGGTCAAGGTCTACGGGCTGCGCAACCAGCTCCTGATCATGGCCCCGCGGGCACACGACATCCGCTCGGTCCTCCTGCGGTACGCGGCCCTCTTTGGGATCGTCGTCCTCTCGACGCTCGCCGCGTACGCCGTGCTCTCGCTCCCGCGCCCTGCCGGTGAAAATGTCCTCCGGGCCGACACCCTGTCCCCGCACCTAGAGCCGGCGAGGGGGATCCTTTCGGTCCCGCCGGGACCGGCAGGCGGGGTTCCCGGCGCGCTCCCCTCCGAGCTTGCCCTCGCGTTCTTCTGCGGGGGCGTCCTCGTCATCCTCGTTCTCCTCGTCTACGAGGCATGGGCATCGCGGACGCGCGCGTGA
- the mnhG gene encoding monovalent cation/H(+) antiporter subunit G yields MTAEVIVLACLAVGTVFNALGILGLLRFPDVYTRMHATTKMTTFGSVFTALSVIVYGAALFIGTGDPQYIALFLHTLVAAIALAVTNAIGSHAIARGAHRAGIKPALAVVDRLAEVNP; encoded by the coding sequence GTGACGGCGGAGGTAATCGTGCTCGCCTGCCTCGCCGTGGGGACGGTGTTCAACGCCCTCGGGATCCTCGGGCTGCTCCGGTTCCCCGACGTGTACACGAGGATGCACGCGACGACGAAGATGACGACCTTTGGCTCGGTATTCACCGCGCTCTCGGTCATCGTGTACGGTGCTGCCCTTTTCATCGGGACGGGGGACCCCCAGTACATCGCCCTCTTCCTCCACACACTCGTCGCGGCGATCGCGCTCGCGGTGACGAATGCCATCGGGTCCCACGCCATCGCGCGGGGAGCGCACCGGGCAGGGATAAAACCCGCGCTCGCGGTCGTCGACCGCCTCGCGGAGGTGAACCCGTGA
- a CDS encoding NADH-quinone oxidoreductase subunit H, translating into MTPTDVAVLAASCTALSLFALAAGLLLSGIDRKLAARMQARVGPPVWQPFLDTLKLLQKESVVPAHAVPWLFNAAPVIALASSILVLFYVPVGSFPPVLGADGDLVLVMYLLTLPALALVAGGFASGSPYATVGAQREMVTMIAYEFPLAVVVIGVAWRLGAAGISHPFALQSIAQTPVWSVTGPLGALGALVLLLVLAAVTPAELSRIPCDTPEAETELAGGLLVEYSGRNLAMFSLSQAVKTLVFSAVAVAIFLPWNISSLLAVPPALAAAADLLFFLGKTFAVSFLAVTLVRVAMARFRINDLVRFYWVYLPVAAFLGLVLLMADVAAAHLLGVIP; encoded by the coding sequence ATGACACCGACCGACGTCGCGGTGCTCGCCGCGTCGTGCACCGCCCTCTCCCTCTTTGCCCTCGCCGCGGGGCTCCTCCTCTCCGGCATCGACAGGAAACTTGCCGCCCGCATGCAGGCGCGCGTGGGCCCGCCCGTGTGGCAGCCGTTCCTCGACACCCTCAAACTCCTCCAGAAGGAGAGCGTTGTTCCCGCGCACGCGGTCCCGTGGCTCTTCAACGCGGCACCGGTCATCGCGCTCGCGTCCAGCATCCTCGTCCTCTTCTACGTCCCGGTCGGGAGCTTCCCGCCGGTTCTCGGCGCGGACGGCGACCTCGTCCTCGTGATGTACCTCCTCACCCTCCCCGCGCTCGCGCTCGTCGCCGGTGGATTCGCGTCGGGATCGCCGTACGCGACGGTCGGAGCCCAGCGCGAGATGGTGACGATGATCGCGTACGAGTTCCCGCTCGCGGTCGTCGTCATAGGGGTCGCGTGGAGACTCGGCGCGGCGGGGATCTCCCACCCGTTCGCGCTCCAGTCCATCGCGCAGACCCCCGTGTGGTCGGTCACCGGGCCCCTCGGCGCACTCGGGGCACTCGTCCTCCTCCTCGTGCTCGCCGCGGTCACCCCCGCCGAGCTCTCCCGCATCCCGTGCGACACGCCGGAAGCAGAGACGGAACTCGCGGGGGGCCTGCTCGTCGAGTACTCGGGGAGGAATCTCGCGATGTTTTCGCTCTCGCAGGCCGTAAAGACACTCGTCTTCTCCGCCGTCGCGGTGGCAATCTTCCTCCCGTGGAACATCTCCTCCCTCCTTGCCGTGCCGCCGGCACTCGCCGCGGCCGCGGACCTCCTCTTCTTCCTCGGCAAGACCTTCGCGGTCTCTTTCCTCGCGGTCACGCTCGTCCGCGTCGCGATGGCGCGGTTCCGCATCAACGACCTCGTCAGGTTCTACTGGGTGTACCTCCCGGTCGCGGCATTCCTCGGCCTCGTCCTCCTGATGGCCGACGTCGCGGCGGCACACCTGCTGGGGGTGATCCCGTGA
- a CDS encoding monovalent cation/H+ antiporter complex subunit F, translating to MNAPFDLAALVLVVLICIALLRLVLGPTIADRAVAVDTVNTLMVAVLILLGVVYGQVIFIDVAIVYALLSFVSTLYVAKYIGGDL from the coding sequence ATGAACGCGCCTTTCGATCTCGCGGCCCTCGTCCTCGTCGTGCTCATCTGCATCGCGCTTCTTAGGCTCGTCCTCGGGCCGACGATCGCGGACCGCGCCGTCGCCGTCGACACCGTCAACACGCTCATGGTGGCAGTGCTCATCCTGCTCGGCGTGGTGTACGGCCAGGTGATCTTCATTGACGTCGCGATCGTCTACGCCCTCCTCTCCTTCGTGAGCACGCTCTACGTCGCGAAGTACATCGGGGGTGACCTGTGA
- the hisH gene encoding imidazole glycerol phosphate synthase subunit HisH gives MKTIAIVDYGLGNLRSVFRGLEKAGARAVITTNPDMVVSADGIVLPGVGAFRDGMDQLGELQGTILGASRSVPVLGICLGMQMMLEWSEEHGLHRGLGLVPGTVRRFPRVAGFKVPHMGWNSLSEVKAENPLFHGIHPGDHMYFVHSYYADTDFAHTLARTEYIIPFASAVWDGRNVFGVQFHPEKSGTRGLLLLRNFLDLL, from the coding sequence GTGAAGACGATTGCAATTGTTGACTACGGCCTAGGGAACCTGAGATCGGTATTCCGGGGGCTCGAGAAGGCGGGTGCACGCGCCGTCATCACGACGAATCCCGACATGGTAGTTTCCGCGGACGGGATAGTCCTCCCCGGGGTCGGGGCATTCCGCGATGGCATGGACCAGCTAGGGGAACTCCAGGGGACGATCCTCGGTGCATCCCGGTCAGTCCCGGTCCTCGGGATCTGCCTCGGGATGCAGATGATGCTCGAGTGGAGCGAGGAGCACGGGCTGCACAGGGGGCTTGGCCTCGTTCCCGGAACCGTGCGCCGGTTCCCGAGGGTCGCAGGGTTCAAGGTACCGCACATGGGGTGGAACTCGCTCTCGGAAGTAAAGGCGGAAAACCCACTTTTCCACGGGATCCACCCGGGGGACCACATGTATTTCGTCCACTCCTACTACGCGGATACCGATTTCGCCCACACCCTCGCGAGGACGGAGTACATCATCCCGTTCGCGTCGGCGGTGTGGGACGGGAGGAATGTCTTTGGGGTCCAGTTCCACCCCGAGAAGAGTGGCACACGCGGTCTTCTCCTCCTGAGGAATTTCCTTGATCTCCTGTGA
- a CDS encoding NADH-quinone oxidoreductase subunit B family protein, whose translation MKLNPSFNRSLWVYHFNTGSCNGCEIEIVATLTPRYDPERFGIKLVGSPRHADVMLVTGPVVHRMRDRLLRVYAQIPDPKLVMCIGTCGISGGVFYDSYNLDGPVDEVIPVDVYVPGCPPRPEAIVHGVVKALEKLERLEGVGT comes from the coding sequence ATGAAACTCAATCCCTCCTTCAACAGGTCGCTGTGGGTCTACCATTTCAACACGGGCTCGTGCAACGGGTGTGAGATCGAGATCGTGGCCACGCTCACCCCGCGGTACGACCCGGAACGGTTCGGGATAAAACTCGTGGGGAGCCCGCGCCACGCCGACGTGATGCTCGTGACGGGCCCCGTCGTCCACAGGATGAGGGACCGGCTCCTCCGCGTCTACGCGCAGATCCCCGACCCGAAGCTCGTGATGTGCATCGGGACGTGCGGGATCTCGGGCGGCGTCTTCTACGACTCGTACAACCTCGACGGCCCCGTGGACGAGGTCATCCCGGTCGACGTGTACGTCCCCGGCTGCCCGCCGAGGCCCGAGGCGATCGTCCACGGCGTGGTGAAGGCCCTCGAGAAACTCGAGAGGCTGGAGGGGGTGGGGACGTGA
- a CDS encoding proton-conducting transporter membrane subunit translates to MIPQFVVEHSPALMVVVPLLAAFVAPFSGKVSHAARAVLVGGAMGITSLLALVLASDVYAHGTRIYVFGAGSAALAVPPDSGGIPVRIVFAVDQMGALMLVIAAVSSLSVIVYSLASERGHSGLGNFYTLFLLMVTGILGMVSTGDVFNFFVFLEILSIASAGLVAFRIDGGPAVEAAIKYFVLSTLGAFAILIAIGIYYGEYNALNMALIAQRMQFTLLDKVALALFVAALAMKCGAVPMHFWTPDAYSMAPSSVTALLVVASQASLYGLFRVVFSLYGVVLNAACVGWFVIVLGVLSMVVGVTMAIPQKNVKRLMAYHAISQTGYMLLGVGVGLAVLGNRPFLEAFGYMAMEGGLFHIINHAMYKGLLFLTAGAIFYRVGTYDLNRMGGLGHSMKWTMVFFIIGALAIAGIPPFNGFASKLMIYESVFAFNPALSVIAMVVSILTLASFVKVFHSIFMGPVLPEYRDVEEVPLPMLAGMGILALVVVFFGLFPSLVVDTLVAPAAHALADRGMYIAAVLSGGA, encoded by the coding sequence ATGATCCCGCAGTTCGTCGTCGAGCATTCGCCCGCCCTCATGGTCGTGGTCCCGCTCCTCGCCGCATTCGTCGCGCCCTTCTCGGGGAAGGTGAGCCACGCGGCGAGGGCCGTCCTCGTGGGCGGCGCAATGGGAATCACGTCCCTCCTCGCCCTCGTCCTCGCATCCGACGTGTACGCGCACGGCACGCGCATCTACGTCTTCGGTGCAGGGTCCGCCGCGCTCGCGGTCCCGCCGGACTCGGGGGGGATCCCGGTGCGGATCGTCTTTGCCGTCGACCAGATGGGCGCGCTCATGCTGGTGATCGCTGCCGTCTCCTCGCTCTCGGTCATCGTCTACTCGCTCGCGAGCGAGAGGGGACACTCTGGCCTGGGGAATTTCTACACCCTTTTCCTCCTGATGGTCACCGGCATCCTCGGGATGGTCTCCACGGGTGACGTCTTCAACTTCTTCGTCTTCCTCGAGATCCTCTCGATCGCGTCCGCGGGCCTCGTCGCGTTCCGCATCGACGGGGGACCCGCCGTGGAGGCCGCGATCAAGTACTTCGTCCTGAGCACCCTCGGCGCGTTTGCGATCCTCATCGCGATCGGGATCTACTACGGGGAGTACAACGCCCTGAACATGGCCCTGATCGCCCAGAGGATGCAGTTCACCCTCCTCGACAAGGTCGCGCTCGCCCTCTTCGTCGCCGCCCTCGCGATGAAGTGCGGGGCCGTTCCCATGCACTTCTGGACGCCCGACGCGTACTCGATGGCCCCCTCCTCCGTGACCGCCCTCCTCGTCGTCGCGAGCCAGGCGAGCCTCTACGGGCTCTTCAGGGTGGTCTTCTCCCTCTACGGGGTTGTCCTGAACGCGGCGTGCGTCGGCTGGTTCGTCATCGTCCTCGGCGTGCTCTCGATGGTCGTCGGCGTGACGATGGCGATTCCCCAGAAGAACGTGAAGCGCCTGATGGCGTACCACGCGATCTCGCAGACGGGGTACATGCTCCTCGGCGTGGGCGTCGGGCTCGCCGTCCTCGGGAACAGGCCGTTCCTCGAGGCATTCGGGTACATGGCGATGGAGGGGGGGCTATTCCACATCATCAACCACGCGATGTACAAGGGACTCCTCTTCCTCACCGCGGGGGCGATCTTCTACCGGGTGGGGACGTACGACCTGAACAGGATGGGGGGGCTGGGCCACTCGATGAAGTGGACGATGGTCTTCTTCATCATCGGCGCGCTCGCGATCGCGGGGATCCCGCCCTTCAACGGGTTCGCATCGAAGCTCATGATCTACGAGTCCGTCTTCGCCTTCAACCCTGCCCTCTCTGTCATCGCCATGGTGGTGAGTATCCTGACGCTCGCCTCGTTCGTGAAGGTATTCCACTCGATCTTCATGGGCCCCGTCCTGCCCGAGTACCGCGACGTCGAGGAAGTGCCTCTCCCGATGCTCGCCGGGATGGGGATACTCGCGCTCGTCGTCGTGTTCTTTGGCCTCTTCCCCTCGCTCGTGGTGGATACGCTGGTTGCCCCCGCGGCGCACGCGCTCGCGGACAGGGGGATGTACATCGCGGCAGTCCTCTCGGGGGGAGCGTGA
- a CDS encoding DUF4040 domain-containing protein, whose translation MIEPVLHVAVLAGLVVSALLVFSFRDLLAAALTAGFFSFLVSLEFYILQAPDVAISQAAIGAGLTTAIFVVAIRCTTRYEGGAS comes from the coding sequence GTGATAGAACCGGTCCTCCACGTGGCGGTCCTCGCGGGGCTCGTCGTCTCGGCCCTCCTCGTCTTCTCGTTCAGGGACCTCCTCGCTGCCGCGCTCACCGCGGGGTTCTTCTCGTTCCTCGTCTCCCTCGAGTTCTACATCCTCCAGGCCCCCGACGTCGCCATCTCCCAGGCAGCGATCGGCGCGGGGCTGACGACCGCGATCTTCGTCGTCGCCATCCGGTGCACGACGCGCTACGAGGGGGGAGCGTCGTGA
- a CDS encoding NADH-quinone oxidoreductase subunit C, protein MSERTLAPEELVEHLRSRLGAAIRSVSIRRRVQGKKKVPHATIWIDIGRESLKPAVEALREIQFPHLSVIAGADTGDAVRLCYIFSVQYGHPKGECMVTFAVDLPKTDLTVPTISDLVPGAVFSEREKQEFLGVRVVGIPDGRRLFLPEDFPEGIYPWRKDETGVPAGMVRELWRLRRPEGRPAPPAGRGPGENGDSRAEGSG, encoded by the coding sequence GTGAGCGAGAGGACCCTCGCGCCGGAGGAGCTGGTCGAACACCTCCGCTCGCGGCTCGGCGCGGCCATCAGGTCCGTGTCGATCCGGAGGAGGGTGCAGGGGAAGAAGAAGGTCCCCCACGCCACGATCTGGATCGACATCGGCAGGGAGAGCCTGAAGCCCGCGGTGGAGGCCCTCAGGGAGATCCAGTTCCCCCACCTCTCGGTGATCGCGGGTGCGGACACCGGGGACGCGGTGAGGCTCTGCTACATCTTCTCTGTCCAGTACGGCCACCCGAAGGGCGAGTGCATGGTCACGTTCGCGGTGGACCTCCCGAAAACGGACCTCACCGTCCCGACGATCTCCGACCTCGTCCCGGGAGCGGTCTTCTCGGAGAGGGAGAAACAGGAGTTCCTCGGCGTGAGGGTGGTCGGCATCCCGGACGGGAGGCGCCTCTTCCTCCCCGAGGACTTCCCCGAGGGCATTTACCCGTGGAGGAAGGACGAGACCGGGGTTCCTGCGGGGATGGTGAGGGAACTATGGAGGTTGCGGAGGCCCGAGGGCAGGCCGGCACCCCCCGCGGGCCGCGGGCCGGGAGAAAACGGCGATTCCCGCGCGGAGGGGTCGGGATGA
- a CDS encoding Na+/H+ antiporter subunit E, translating to MKAYLATFGMALLVYLLFSAGSGTLLLWSAPEIVAAILVGVLAAVVTARVLCRRDDFRMANPVRLLLLPVYLLGPFFLEVTRANLDVAYRVITGKVRPGIIRVPSGMKTDFGVFLLANSITLTPGTITVDVDEETNELFVHNINVPAGWESLPSVDARELFSLANIPSWIRRIAE from the coding sequence ATGAAGGCGTACCTCGCGACTTTCGGAATGGCCCTCCTCGTCTACCTCCTCTTTTCCGCCGGGAGCGGGACACTCCTTTTGTGGTCCGCGCCGGAGATCGTCGCCGCGATCCTCGTAGGAGTCCTCGCTGCCGTCGTGACCGCGCGTGTCCTCTGCCGGCGGGACGATTTCAGGATGGCAAATCCCGTCCGCCTGCTCCTCCTCCCCGTCTACCTCCTCGGCCCCTTCTTCCTCGAGGTGACACGCGCGAACCTCGACGTCGCGTACCGCGTCATCACGGGGAAGGTCAGGCCCGGCATCATCAGGGTCCCGTCGGGGATGAAGACTGACTTCGGCGTTTTCCTCCTCGCGAACTCGATCACCCTGACGCCCGGGACGATCACGGTGGACGTCGACGAGGAGACGAACGAGCTCTTCGTCCACAACATCAACGTGCCTGCAGGCTGGGAATCCCTCCCCTCGGTGGACGCGCGTGAACTGTTCTCCCTCGCGAATATCCCCTCGTGGATACGGAGGATCGCGGAATGA
- a CDS encoding nickel-dependent hydrogenase large subunit has protein sequence MKEETKKAPYRVPIGPNHPALKEPVMFTFEVEGEVVRDVDFAPGQTHRGIEWMGMRRNPVQIVHLTDRICGICGVVHSLSFSMAVEDVAGIEVPERADYIRTIVHELERIQSHLLWAGVAAHELGFDSLLHLTWRVREDAMDVIENLTGNRVNYGIVQVGGVRRDILPEQHPVIERCLDRYESLLGTLLSFFLDDATIRARCRDVGVLSRENAIGLCTVGPTARASGVNVDLRQDYPYAAYGDLDVRAVLPGQYLGKTHGDVYDRIVVRLLEIGQSCQIIRQCLSEMPAGPVTAEEKLPKLLATCKKAVGEGIGRVEAPRGECLHYVRMEGKDSPAAWKVKASSYSNLMSWIPMLRGAQVADIPIIVASIDPCLSCTDRVAIVRDGRREILTKDDLHRLSVEKTRRLQG, from the coding sequence ATGAAGGAGGAGACGAAGAAGGCCCCCTACAGGGTCCCCATAGGTCCTAACCACCCTGCCCTCAAGGAGCCCGTGATGTTCACGTTCGAGGTGGAGGGCGAGGTCGTCAGGGACGTGGACTTCGCGCCCGGGCAGACGCACCGCGGAATCGAGTGGATGGGGATGCGGAGGAACCCGGTCCAGATCGTCCACCTCACGGACAGGATATGCGGGATCTGCGGCGTGGTCCACTCCCTCTCCTTCTCCATGGCCGTCGAGGACGTGGCGGGGATCGAGGTCCCGGAGCGCGCGGACTACATCAGGACCATCGTGCACGAGCTCGAGAGGATCCAGTCACACCTCCTCTGGGCCGGCGTCGCGGCGCACGAACTCGGCTTCGACTCCCTCCTCCACCTCACGTGGAGGGTGAGGGAGGACGCAATGGACGTCATCGAGAACCTGACGGGAAACCGCGTCAATTACGGGATCGTGCAGGTCGGCGGGGTGCGCAGGGACATCCTGCCGGAACAGCACCCGGTGATAGAGAGGTGCCTCGACCGGTACGAGAGTCTCCTTGGGACCCTCCTCTCGTTCTTCCTCGACGACGCGACGATACGCGCGCGGTGCAGGGACGTCGGGGTCCTCTCCCGGGAGAACGCGATCGGCCTCTGCACCGTCGGACCCACGGCGAGGGCCTCGGGGGTGAACGTCGACCTCCGGCAGGACTACCCGTACGCCGCGTACGGGGACCTCGATGTCCGGGCGGTCCTCCCCGGGCAGTACCTCGGGAAAACCCACGGCGATGTCTACGACAGGATCGTCGTGAGGCTCCTCGAGATAGGCCAGTCGTGCCAAATCATCAGGCAGTGCCTCTCCGAGATGCCCGCCGGCCCCGTCACGGCCGAGGAGAAACTCCCCAAGCTTCTCGCCACGTGCAAGAAGGCCGTCGGCGAGGGGATAGGGAGGGTCGAGGCCCCCCGCGGGGAATGCCTCCACTACGTGAGGATGGAAGGGAAGGACTCCCCCGCGGCGTGGAAGGTCAAGGCGTCCTCGTATTCCAACCTGATGTCGTGGATACCCATGCTCCGGGGGGCTCAGGTTGCCGACATCCCCATCATCGTCGCGTCCATCGACCCCTGCCTCTCCTGCACTGACAGGGTGGCCATCGTGCGCGACGGGAGGAGGGAGATCCTCACGAAGGATGATCTCCACCGCCTCTCCGTGGAGAAGACGAGGAGGCTGCAGGGATGA
- a CDS encoding phosphoadenosine phosphosulfate reductase family protein gives MRSPLSSRGQLSWCDACHTPVLSRACSRCGRPTRKVTLTPPGDARPAFPADIALVNRIYADHFGSPLVPEGNLALLNKVPDTDRMEEVIVGGGVAGAIRYLPAEHRWEAIPRVEAYGLLKSPRKWVVVDGGAAAAIRVKSASVLAPGLVEIEPSVRAGDEVFVLDEGGECIAVGRARVDAPVAASMERGLVVRTRRTFSSLCVPGRATWDDAVAANAAVLGEREGEAVEFVRNVARSHALPVNVSYSGGKDSLATLILVRKALGDVPILFADTGLEFPETYGNVDDVAETYGLPVERTSGRDAFWDAFSVHGPPSRDFRWCCRAAKLGPVERLIREKWGECLSFIGQRKYESARRMASHRVWRNPHVPAQVSAAPIHHWTALHVWLYLFREKAPYNPLYEEGIDRIGCFMCPSSDVAVIRNVISRYPDLWEGWAGRLREWQHARGLPDSWVEDAAWRVREVSGEDDCNC, from the coding sequence ATGCGGTCGCCCCTCTCCTCACGCGGGCAGCTCTCGTGGTGCGATGCCTGCCACACCCCCGTCCTCTCGCGCGCGTGCTCGCGCTGCGGCAGACCGACGCGGAAGGTCACTCTCACGCCGCCGGGGGATGCCCGCCCCGCGTTCCCGGCCGACATCGCGCTCGTCAACAGGATCTACGCGGATCATTTCGGTTCCCCCCTCGTCCCCGAGGGGAACCTCGCCCTGCTCAACAAGGTCCCCGACACGGACCGCATGGAGGAGGTGATCGTGGGGGGCGGCGTCGCAGGCGCGATCCGCTACCTTCCCGCGGAGCACCGGTGGGAGGCGATCCCGCGCGTCGAGGCCTACGGGCTCCTGAAATCCCCAAGGAAATGGGTCGTCGTCGACGGCGGGGCCGCCGCCGCGATCCGCGTGAAGTCGGCGAGCGTGCTTGCCCCCGGCCTCGTGGAGATCGAGCCGTCGGTCAGGGCGGGCGACGAGGTCTTTGTCCTCGACGAAGGAGGCGAGTGCATCGCGGTCGGCAGGGCACGGGTGGATGCACCGGTCGCCGCGTCGATGGAGAGGGGACTCGTGGTGAGGACCCGCAGGACGTTTTCGTCGCTCTGCGTCCCGGGGAGGGCGACGTGGGATGACGCGGTCGCCGCGAACGCGGCGGTGCTCGGGGAGAGGGAAGGGGAAGCGGTGGAATTCGTGAGGAACGTCGCGAGGAGCCACGCGCTCCCGGTAAACGTCTCGTACTCGGGGGGAAAGGACAGCCTCGCGACGCTCATCCTCGTCAGGAAGGCGCTCGGGGACGTCCCGATCCTCTTCGCGGACACGGGCCTCGAGTTCCCCGAGACGTACGGGAACGTCGACGACGTCGCGGAGACGTACGGCCTTCCCGTCGAGAGGACGTCGGGGAGAGACGCATTCTGGGATGCCTTTTCGGTGCACGGCCCCCCGTCGCGCGACTTCCGGTGGTGCTGCCGCGCGGCGAAGCTCGGTCCCGTGGAGCGGCTGATCAGGGAGAAATGGGGGGAGTGCCTCTCCTTCATCGGGCAGCGGAAGTACGAGTCGGCGCGGAGGATGGCGAGCCACCGCGTGTGGAGGAACCCCCACGTCCCCGCGCAGGTCTCCGCAGCCCCCATCCACCACTGGACGGCGCTCCACGTCTGGCTCTACCTCTTCCGGGAGAAGGCTCCCTACAATCCCCTCTACGAGGAGGGAATCGACAGGATCGGGTGTTTCATGTGCCCTTCGAGCGATGTTGCAGTGATCAGGAACGTCATCTCCCGTTACCCTGACCTCTGGGAGGGGTGGGCAGGGAGGCTTCGCGAGTGGCAGCACGCGCGGGGACTCCCGGACTCGTGGGTGGAGGACGCCGCGTGGCGCGTGAGGGAAGTGTCCGGTGAAGACGATTGCAATTGTTGA
- a CDS encoding hydrogenase produces MADILLVLDTGTGFWNPVAWILGAAVAGAIALLLYALGERGYKEGTPQEEPFLSGNPEPGGGLLHVRAGNLYWGFLDAMGGYYERLVSLHTGDLHDYVLWYMGISALFLVAVVVFR; encoded by the coding sequence GTGGCAGACATCCTCCTCGTGCTCGACACGGGCACCGGATTCTGGAACCCCGTCGCGTGGATCCTCGGCGCCGCCGTCGCAGGGGCAATCGCCCTGCTCCTCTACGCCCTCGGCGAGAGGGGGTACAAGGAGGGGACTCCCCAGGAAGAGCCGTTCCTCTCGGGGAACCCGGAGCCCGGGGGAGGTCTCCTCCACGTCCGCGCCGGCAATCTCTACTGGGGTTTCCTCGACGCGATGGGCGGCTACTACGAGAGGCTCGTCTCCCTCCACACGGGCGACCTCCACGACTACGTCCTGTGGTACATGGGGATCTCGGCCCTCTTCCTCGTCGCGGTGGTGGTCTTCCGATGA